From one Lycium barbarum isolate Lr01 chromosome 6, ASM1917538v2, whole genome shotgun sequence genomic stretch:
- the LOC132644082 gene encoding uncharacterized protein LOC132644082 yields MVQVGEKRLLQLHELDEFRHHAYENAKMYKERTKRIHDRRIQSRDFEPGQLVLLYNSRLKILSGKLKRKWSGPFEVVRLTAHGAVELRRPHSDETFLVNGQRVKHYYGEATERAKTTIDLEEA; encoded by the coding sequence ATGGTTCAAGTTGGAGAGAAGAGActgttgcagctgcacgagttggATGAATTTCGCCATCATGCTTATGAAAACGCGAAAATGTATAAAGAGCGCACCAAAAGAATTCATGACAGGCGCATCCAATCTCGTGACTTTGAGCCTGGACAGTTAGTATTGTTGTATAACTCCAGGCTGAAGATTTTAAGTGGAAAGCTAAAGAGGAAATGGTCCGGACCATTCGAGGTAGTTCGTCTGACTGCACATGGTGCTGTCGAGCTTAGAAGACCCCACTCGGATGAGACATTCTTGGTGAACGGAcagagagtgaagcattactacggGGAGGCCACTGAACGCGCCAAGACCACCAtcgatctagaagaggcttga